A single genomic interval of Nostoc commune NIES-4072 harbors:
- a CDS encoding type II toxin-antitoxin system HicA family toxin, whose product MGRLAGFSYREIIKILKTFGFVFHRQAAGSHEIWFNPESNRYTTIPNHSGDMPEGTLRAILKQAGIEPEDFLNRS is encoded by the coding sequence ATGGGACGGTTGGCTGGGTTTAGCTACAGAGAGATTATCAAAATATTAAAAACCTTTGGCTTTGTGTTTCATCGTCAAGCCGCAGGGAGTCATGAAATCTGGTTTAATCCTGAAAGTAACCGTTACACTACTATTCCCAATCATTCTGGTGATATGCCAGAAGGAACGTTACGTGCAATTTTAAAGCAAGCTGGTATTGAACCTGAAGATTTTCTTAACCGCTCTTAG